The nucleotide sequence CCGCCCGACAGGCATCTTTTTGGTGGGGGGTTCCCCGCCCTTGGGGGCGGGGGAAGGGGCGTGGGGGAGAATGACTGCACACATACGCACCCGGAAGGGGCCGGACAGGCCGCCGGGTGCGGGCGCGAAGCGCCCGCGCCGGCGCCTGCCGGCCTTCCTTGTCAGAATAGTAACAATTCCGACAAACCACCCCTCCGTTATCGCCTCACAAAACTCCCGGGAGAAAACCCCTTTTACACTGACCGGGAACAAAAACACGTCTGGGACAAGCGCGACGAAGATACGCTTCAACGCATCGGGATACCAACAGGGGCCGAAGCCCGGTCCGCCTTCCATCTCCGTTTGAATGTCGCAGCCTTCATCCAGCACTGGGGTCGCAATCACTGCCTGTTCTTCACCGTCACCGATGAAGACAACTTGCACCCCGCCCAGTTTGCCCGCCGCTGGAACAACTACCTGCGCCGCCACGGCACGTGGATCGTTAGCTTTATCCGCGTCCTGGAGCCACAACGACGGGGCAATCCCCACTATCATCTGTTGGTCGCCGTCGAGTGGGACACCCTGCCCGATGCCTTCGACTGGTCTGCCTTTGCTGAGTGCCAGCAAGAGCGCCGGATCAACGGGACAACCTCTCTTTTCCGGCAGTTGCGCCTCCGCTATCGGACATCCGCCGCACCTCAACTCATCGCCATGTGGCAACTGCTCCGCAAGGTGCTGCCTCGTTACGGTCTCGGCCGGGCTGAGCTCCTCCCTATCCGTAAGGGCAAAGAGGCGATTTCCGAATACATCGGAAAATACCTCGAAGCCGGATTGACCATCCGCAAGCACTCCTGGAAGGGCTCTCGCCGCGTGGAATTCGACCGCCGCAACAAAATCGGCTGGCTGGCCTGCACGCGGGTGTTTGCCTGGCACTCACCAAAGGCCACTACTTGGCGCACCCGGGTGGGCGAGCTGGGCAAGGCACTTGGGGTTGTTGATATGGACGGAATCCGTCGCAGACTGGGACCCAAGTGGGCGTATCGCCTGCGTGAATCGATCACCATGGATTCAGACGAGGAGTGGCGATTACTCATCACCGTGCTTACGCGCGGACATTCGGAATTTTCGAGGCTTTAGCCCGCAGTGCAGGTGAACACCAAAAGCCGATCGCACGAATAGAGGCTTGAGGACAAGTAATTTACGCTGCATTGATCCCCCATGAGCCACGCGCAACTTAGGCTTTACGCCGTGGCCGAATAACACTGTTCGGCAAAAGTAAGATGCCACTCGCACCAACAGATATCTGTCGCCTTGAAAAGAGCGTCTGGTCTGAAGCCGACTTCGAAAAGATGGGCTGGCACGACGTCGTGGTTCATGCACTCGCCTTTGATACCGAGCGTCATGAGCTTCTCCTAGACATCGACTACATCTTCGCGTGGGTCGATCCTCTGCCTCCGTCGCGATATTTCAGCTACTGGTTATCGCCCTCGACTTTGGTATTTCACGACGCGTGGGACCTGAAGTTTGATTACGATTCAGCATTTGGCCTACAGCTTGGCGGGATCGTTCGGCGCGAGGCACGTGTCCGTCCGCATCCGCACCCAGAAGGAAAAAAAGAAGAGTGGCACTGGAATCTCGAAGGCAATGAGGGCGAGCTTATGTTTTGGGCGACGGGATATTCACAGTTCACCCGTCATCTACCAATGCATCACACTGGGCAGTCTTGGAGTCTTTCGGAAAGAGGCGGTGTTTCGTTTGAAAAGCCGAAAATACCCAAACCGCCGAACCAGCCGCTACAGCCAACGGCGCCAAGCCGCCGTGGCTGATCTCAAACGTTCGGCAAAATATGAAGCGCGCTCTACTTCTCATTCTTTTGCTTGCTGGCATCGCGGAATCTTCGGCTGCGTATGACAAACGGCTGGTTTACGTCTTGGAGCAGCTTCGGCACTGTCGCTCCGCGTTCGACGAAGCGCCCGAGATTGGCGGAGAGGCTGTCGGCGAAGGAGGCGCTCCGCATGCGTTTTACCTGCTTTATCCGTATGTGAGACAGTTCGCGAGTGACGTGGATTTGTCGGCGATGTGCCACGACAAGAGTCCCGTTGTGAGAGTCATGGCCGCAAAGTGCATCGTGAATCGGAAGAATTCAGCGGTCGTGGACCATCTCGACGATCTCTCAAATGATTCTGAGAAGCTGCTGGTGTTTCCGTATGGATGTTCTGGCTTTGAGATGACCGTCGCGGAGATCGTGGCGAAGCTGAAGAGCGATCCAGATTTCCCGACTGGGCCAAAAGAGCCGAACCAGACGCCAGAGCCAACGGCCCCGAGCGGCGGTGGCTCATCTTGAACGATCGACGGAAGAAAGATGAAGCCCAAAGAAAATTCAGCTCAACGCGAGTGCTTGTTCTCGAAGCGATATTCCGAGGAAGGCGAGGAAGTTTTTGTCGGGCTTTACCGAATCGCAGCTCGCCTATTACTGGTTACGTCCAAGGAAAGAGGTGGAGATATTGAAGTGGAGCTTTCGCACGATGACGCTCGCAAATTGATCGATGCGTTGGGACGTGAGACGAGCAAAGAAGCCGATCCACCGCGATGAAGCTCTGGCTGAAGATATTGTTGTTCCCAGTCCTCAATCGGCGTGCGGATGCCGACCTCATTCCCAAATGCGCTAAGGTCATCGCAACATATTTGAAGCAAGAGCCTGTTATATCGGAGCTCAATCTACAGAACCCCTTGGCGCTCCGGCTGGCTCAGGAATGTTTCCGGCGCGCGGCTGAGAGTGATTCTAAGGGGATTCCGAGATGTGGCGTAATCTATGATATGTGTGATTCTATCGGAGATAAGGCAGCCCGACTTTGCCACGGAGAAGACATTTCCGATCCTGGTCTAGTTCGCATCTTGGAATTTAATGGCGTGCACTTACCAAAGAAAGCGCCCATCCAGACGCCCGATAGATGAAATAACGATTGACGTTTCATTAACCATTTGTTGGTTGATGCCATGTCAACTGAGTTCCCTTTCGTCGTTGTCCCTGAAGAGCTGCACAAGGTTTTCGGCGTCCCGGTGCCCGGCACCCACCTTTTTCACAAGGAGGGCCCGCAAGAGGAAACCAGCTTCTGGGCCGATGCTGTTTTCCATCTAGCCGGCCCTTGTGTCTCGCCCGGTGGCGTCTCCATGTATGCACCCGTTTCCCGCGCCGCAGTCCATAAGCGCCTAAAGGACGGCAAGCTCTCTGGCTTTTTCTTCCATATCAACCAGCGCAAGCGCAATTTCTTTGGCGTCGATCTGAGCACCCGCGAGCTGGCTATCGGTTACATTCCGGTTAGCGAATGCAAAGCGTGGAAAGCCGAACTTGAGCAACGCGCAATCGATCAAGGCATCGTCACCGAAAAGGAACTCCTCGGTGACAAGCCGGACTGGCATGGGCATTTCCTTTCGTGGAATTCCCGGTGGGCAAAAGAGCAGGCACGCAAAGCCAAAGGGGGCAAAAAATGAGCACTTGTTCGCTACCCAACGGCGACGAGTTTTTCCTTTTACCGGAAATTGCCGAGGCTCTGCGCTGTTCGGTCAAAACCGTTCGCCGTCTGATTCAGGACGGCAAAC is from Lacunisphaera limnophila and encodes:
- a CDS encoding rolling circle replication-associated protein; translated protein: MNVAAFIQHWGRNHCLFFTVTDEDNLHPAQFARRWNNYLRRHGTWIVSFIRVLEPQRRGNPHYHLLVAVEWDTLPDAFDWSAFAECQQERRINGTTSLFRQLRLRYRTSAAPQLIAMWQLLRKVLPRYGLGRAELLPIRKGKEAISEYIGKYLEAGLTIRKHSWKGSRRVEFDRRNKIGWLACTRVFAWHSPKATTWRTRVGELGKALGVVDMDGIRRRLGPKWAYRLRESITMDSDEEWRLLITVLTRGHSEFSRL
- a CDS encoding helix-turn-helix domain-containing protein, giving the protein MSTCSLPNGDEFFLLPEIAEALRCSVKTVRRLIQDGKLKSSKVRGRVVVLKSAFLAYLGTITTST